In Vidua chalybeata isolate OUT-0048 chromosome 9, bVidCha1 merged haplotype, whole genome shotgun sequence, a genomic segment contains:
- the LOC128792033 gene encoding flavin-containing monooxygenase 5-like isoform X1 has protein sequence MSPRSASDGSCGATAAGTAVQAAGASRLPASFPRARGRSDGGGGPAPGRGVTARGTPAETLARPRVRRQRSLGCLSHGRRDPVVERSMVKKVAIIGGGSSGLCAIKACLQEGLEPVCFERTGDIGGLWRFEEHPEDGRASIYRSVIINTSKEMMCFSDFPIPEDFPNYMHNSKIMEYFRMYAQHFDLLRHIRFRTSVCRVSKRPDFASSGQWEVVTESKGKQEAAIFDAVLVCSGHHTDAHLPLASFPGIEKFKGRYLHSRDYKDAQAFTDKRVVVIGIGNSGSDLAVEISQTAQQVFLSTRRGAWIFNRVGDRGYPIDTILTTRLKAFLQGLLSSSVACDYMEKKLNARFDHSRYGLKPKHRVFHQHPTINDDLPNRIISGRVQVKPNIQEFTETSAIFEDGTREDIDAVVFATGYSFSFPFLEGCVKVVENQIPLYKYMFPPDLEKPTLAFIGLIQPLGAIMPISELQCRWATRVFKGLNELPLQHDMEADIEQKKEVMAKRYVKSQRHTIQVDYIPYMDELACQLGAKPNLLSLFLTDPRLALEVAFGPCTPYQYRLRGPGAWAGARAAILSQRQRILKPLQTRHVEESTSAPAMPLIFKLIGAVAILAAVFAYL, from the exons ATGTCCCCGCGCAGCGCCTCGGATGGCTCCTGCGGCGCCACCGCTGCCGGAACAGCCGTGCAGGCGGCCGGAGCCAGCCGGCTCCCGGCTTCCTTTCCCCGCGCCCGTGGGAGGAGTGACGGAGGGGGGGGGCCCGCTCCCGGACGCGGCGTCACGGCTCGGGGCACCCCGGCAGAGACCCTCGCACGGCCCCGAGTCCGTCGCCAGCGTTCCCTGGGCTGCTTATCCCACGGCCGCAG aGACCCGGTGGTGGAGCGCAGCATGGTGAAGAAGGTGGCCATCATCGGCGGGGGCAGCAGCGGGCTGTGCGCCATCAAAGCCTGCctccaggaggggctggagcccgTCTGCTTCGAGAGGACTGGCGACATCGGAGGCCTCTGGAGGTTTGAG GAGCACCCCGAGGACGGCCGTGCCAGCATCTACCGCTCCGTCATCATCAACACCTCCAAGGAGATGATGTGCTTCAGCGACTTCCCCATCCCCGAGGACTTCCCCAACTACATGCACAACTCCAAGATCATGGAGTACTTCCGCATGTACGCCCAGCACTTCGACCTGCTCCGCCACATCCGCTTCAGG ACCAGCGTGTGCCGCGTCTCCAAGCGCCCCGACTTCGCCAGCAGCGGGCAGTGGGAGGTGGTGACGGAGAGCAAGGGGAAGCAGGAGGCGGCCATCTTCGACGCCGTGCTGGTGTGCAGTGGGCACCACACCGACGCTCATCTCCCGCTCGCTTCCTTCCCAG GAATTGAGAAGTTCAAGGGCCGCTACCTCCACAGCCGAGACTACAAGGATGCTCAGGCTTTCACAGACAAAAGGGTTGTTGTCATCGGGATTGGCAATTCGGGGTCAGACCTGGCTGTCGAGATCAGCCAAACAGCCCAGCAG GTCTTCCTCAGCACCCGCCGGGGCGCGTGGATCTTCAACCGCGTTGGAGATCGGGGCTACCCCATCGACACCATCTTAACCACCCGCCTGAAGGCATtcctgcaggggctgctcagctcATCCGTGGCCTGCGACTACATGGAGAAGAAGCTGAATGCCAGGTTCGATCACTCACGTTACGGCCTGAAGCCAAAGCACAG GGTCTTTCACCAGCACCCAACCATCAACGATGACCTGCCCAACCGCATCATTTCGGGCAGGGTGCAGGTGAAGCCAAACATCCAGGAGTTCACAGAGACATCTGCCATCTTTGAGGATGGCACCAGGGAAGACATCGATGCCGTAGTTTTTGCCACAGGATACAGCTTCTCCTTCCCGTTCCTCGAGGGCTGCGTGAAGGTGGTGGAGAACCAGATTCCTCTGTACAAATACATGTTCCCCCCTGACCTGGAGAAGCCGACGCTGGCTTTCATCGGGCTCATCCAGCCCCTAGGAGCCATCATGCCCATCTCAGAGCTCCAGTGTCGCTGGGCCACCCGTGTCTTCAAAG GGCTGAACgagctgcccctgcagcacGACATGGAGGCTGACATTGAGCAGAAGAAAGAAGTGATGGCAAAGCG gTACGTGAAGAGCCAGCGGCACACCATCCAGGTGGATTACATCCCTTACATGGACGAGCTCGCCTGCCAGCTGGGGGCCAAGCCCAACCTGCTCTCCCTGTTCCTCACGGACCCCAGGCTGGCCCTGGAGGTGGCCTTCGGTCCCTGCACGCCGTACCAGTACCGGCTGCGGGGCCCGGGCGCGtgggcaggagccagggccGCCATCCTCAGCCAGCGGCAGCGCATCCTCAAACCCCTGCAGACACGACACGTGGAAGAGAGCACCTCAGCCCCTGCCATGCCCCTCATCTTCAAGCTGATCGGGGCCGTGGCCATCCTGGCAGCTGTTTTTGCTTACTTGTAG
- the LOC128792035 gene encoding flavin-containing monooxygenase 5-like isoform X2 translates to MSGRNTSCDTLATHRKYRDSHPQNKQHLRDTPGSATPGHSFSSIPATSTPWDMAARRVAIIGAGASGLCALKCCLDEGLEPTCFERSKDIGGLWRFEEHPEDGRASIYRSVIINTSKEMMCFSDFPIPEDFPNYMHNSKIMEYFRMYAQHFDLLRHIRFRTSVCRVSKRPDFASSGQWEVVTESEGKQEAAVFDAVLVCSGHHTDAHLPLASFPGLEKFEGWYLHSREYKNPQPFLGKRVVVVGIGNSGIDIAVELSHAAKQVFLSTRHGSWVMHRVADSGYPFDFSYLSRFTQLLQNLLPPSIISFFLERKLNARFDHTLYGLKPKHRVFHQHPTINDDLPNRIISGRVQVKPNIQEFTETSAIFEDGTREGVDAVVFATGYSFSFPFLEGCVKVVENQISLYKFVFPPDLEKPTLAFIGLVQPLGAIMPISELQCRWATRVFKGLQGLPPPTDMLAEITQTKQRMAERYVKSQRHTIQVDYIPYMDELACQLGAKPNLLSLFLTDPRLALEVAFGPCTPYQYRLRGPGAWAGARAAILSQRQRVVRALQPRASRPARPSAAPHGLTVLFSVAVIVATLIYVLLSP, encoded by the exons ATGTCTGGAAGAAATACATCTTGTGACACCTTGGCCACCCACAGGAAGTACAGGGACAGTCACCCTCAAAACAAGCAGCACTTGAGGGACACGCCTGGCTCTGCAACTCCtggccacagcttctccagcatCCCTGCCACCAGCACACCGTGGGACATGGCTGCTCGCAGAGTAGCCATCATCGGCGCTGGTGCCTCCGGCCTGTGCGCCCTGAAATGCTGCCTGGATGAGGGATTGGAGCCCACCTGCTTTGAGAGGAGCAAGGACATCGGGGGGCTCTGGCGCTTCGAG GAGCACCCCGAGGACGGCCGTGCCAGCATCTACCGCTCTGTCATCATCAACACCTCCAAGGAGATGATGTGCTTCAGCGACTTCCCCATCCCCGAGGACTTCCCCAACTACATGCACAACTCCAAGATCATGGAGTACTTCCGCATGTACGCCCAGCACTTCGACCTGCTCCGCCACATCCGCTTCAGG ACCAGCGTGTGCCGCGTCTCCAAGCGCCCCGACTTCGCCAGCAGCGGGCAGTGGGAGGTGGTGACGGAGAGCGAGGGGAAGCAGGAGGCGGCCGTCTTCGACGCCGTGCTGGTGTGCAGTGGGCACCACACCGACGCTCATCTCCCGCTCGCTTCCTTCCCAG ggctggaaaagTTTGAGGGCTGGTACCTGCACAGCCGGGAGTACAAGAACCCTCAGCCCTTTTTGGGAAAACGGGTGGTCGTGGTTGGCATTGGGAATTCAGGCATCGATATCGCAGTGGAGCTGAGCCATGCAGCCAAGCAG GTTTTCCTCAGCACCAGGCACGGGTCCTGGGTGATGCACCGCGTGGCAGACAGTGGGTACCCCTTTGATTTCAGCTACCTCAGTCGCTTCACGCAGCTCCTCCAGAACCTGCTGCCGCCAAGTATCATCAGTTTCTTCCTGGAGCGGAAGCTGAATGCCCGCTTTGACCACACGCTCTACGGCCTAAAGCCCAAGCACAG GGTCTTTCACCAGCACCCAACCATCAACGATGACCTGCCCAACCGCATCATTTCGGGCAGGGTGCAGGTGAAGCCAAACATCCAAGAGTTCACAGAGACATCTGCCATCTTTGAGGATGGCACCAGGGAAGGCGTCGATGCCGTAGTTTTTGCCACAGGATACAGCTTCTCCTTCCCGTTCCTCGAGGGCTGCGTGAAGGTGGTGGAGAACCAGATTTCCCTCTACAAATTCGTGTTCCCCCCTGACCTGGAGAAGCCGACGCTGGCTTTCATCGGCCTCGTCCAGCCCCTAGGAGCCATCATGCCCATCTCAGAGCTCCAGTGTCGCTGGGCCACCCGTGTCTTCAAAG ggctgcagggcctGCCGCCGCCCACGGACATGCTGGCCGAAATCACACAAACCAAGCAGAGAATGGCTGAGCG GTACGTGAAAAGCCAGCGGCACACCATCCAGGTGGATTACATCCCTTACATGGACGAGCTCGCCTGCCAGCTGGGGGCCAAGCCCAACCTGCTCTCCCTGTTCCTCACGGACCCCAGGCTGGCCCTGGAGGTGGCCTTCGGTCCCTGCACGCCGTACCAGTACCGGCTGCGGGGCCCGGGCGCGtgggcaggagccagggccGCCATCCTCAGCCAGCGGCAGCGCGTGGTGCGGGCCCTGCAGCCGCGGGCCAGCCGCCCTGCCCGCCCCAGCGCCGCGCCCCACGGCCTCACGGTGCTCTTCAGCGTTGCCGTGATTGTGGCCACCCTCATCTACGTCTTGCTCTCTCCTTAG
- the LOC128792033 gene encoding flavin-containing monooxygenase 5-like isoform X2 has protein sequence MAPAAPPLPEQPCRRPEPAGSRLPFPAPVGGVTEGGGPLPDAASRLGAPRQRPSHGPESVASVPWAAYPTAAGRDPVVERSMVKKVAIIGGGSSGLCAIKACLQEGLEPVCFERTGDIGGLWRFEEHPEDGRASIYRSVIINTSKEMMCFSDFPIPEDFPNYMHNSKIMEYFRMYAQHFDLLRHIRFRTSVCRVSKRPDFASSGQWEVVTESKGKQEAAIFDAVLVCSGHHTDAHLPLASFPGIEKFKGRYLHSRDYKDAQAFTDKRVVVIGIGNSGSDLAVEISQTAQQVFLSTRRGAWIFNRVGDRGYPIDTILTTRLKAFLQGLLSSSVACDYMEKKLNARFDHSRYGLKPKHRVFHQHPTINDDLPNRIISGRVQVKPNIQEFTETSAIFEDGTREDIDAVVFATGYSFSFPFLEGCVKVVENQIPLYKYMFPPDLEKPTLAFIGLIQPLGAIMPISELQCRWATRVFKGLNELPLQHDMEADIEQKKEVMAKRYVKSQRHTIQVDYIPYMDELACQLGAKPNLLSLFLTDPRLALEVAFGPCTPYQYRLRGPGAWAGARAAILSQRQRILKPLQTRHVEESTSAPAMPLIFKLIGAVAILAAVFAYL, from the exons ATGGCTCCTGCGGCGCCACCGCTGCCGGAACAGCCGTGCAGGCGGCCGGAGCCAGCCGGCTCCCGGCTTCCTTTCCCCGCGCCCGTGGGAGGAGTGACGGAGGGGGGGGGCCCGCTCCCGGACGCGGCGTCACGGCTCGGGGCACCCCGGCAGAGACCCTCGCACGGCCCCGAGTCCGTCGCCAGCGTTCCCTGGGCTGCTTATCCCACGGCCGCAG gcagaGACCCGGTGGTGGAGCGCAGCATGGTGAAGAAGGTGGCCATCATCGGCGGGGGCAGCAGCGGGCTGTGCGCCATCAAAGCCTGCctccaggaggggctggagcccgTCTGCTTCGAGAGGACTGGCGACATCGGAGGCCTCTGGAGGTTTGAG GAGCACCCCGAGGACGGCCGTGCCAGCATCTACCGCTCCGTCATCATCAACACCTCCAAGGAGATGATGTGCTTCAGCGACTTCCCCATCCCCGAGGACTTCCCCAACTACATGCACAACTCCAAGATCATGGAGTACTTCCGCATGTACGCCCAGCACTTCGACCTGCTCCGCCACATCCGCTTCAGG ACCAGCGTGTGCCGCGTCTCCAAGCGCCCCGACTTCGCCAGCAGCGGGCAGTGGGAGGTGGTGACGGAGAGCAAGGGGAAGCAGGAGGCGGCCATCTTCGACGCCGTGCTGGTGTGCAGTGGGCACCACACCGACGCTCATCTCCCGCTCGCTTCCTTCCCAG GAATTGAGAAGTTCAAGGGCCGCTACCTCCACAGCCGAGACTACAAGGATGCTCAGGCTTTCACAGACAAAAGGGTTGTTGTCATCGGGATTGGCAATTCGGGGTCAGACCTGGCTGTCGAGATCAGCCAAACAGCCCAGCAG GTCTTCCTCAGCACCCGCCGGGGCGCGTGGATCTTCAACCGCGTTGGAGATCGGGGCTACCCCATCGACACCATCTTAACCACCCGCCTGAAGGCATtcctgcaggggctgctcagctcATCCGTGGCCTGCGACTACATGGAGAAGAAGCTGAATGCCAGGTTCGATCACTCACGTTACGGCCTGAAGCCAAAGCACAG GGTCTTTCACCAGCACCCAACCATCAACGATGACCTGCCCAACCGCATCATTTCGGGCAGGGTGCAGGTGAAGCCAAACATCCAGGAGTTCACAGAGACATCTGCCATCTTTGAGGATGGCACCAGGGAAGACATCGATGCCGTAGTTTTTGCCACAGGATACAGCTTCTCCTTCCCGTTCCTCGAGGGCTGCGTGAAGGTGGTGGAGAACCAGATTCCTCTGTACAAATACATGTTCCCCCCTGACCTGGAGAAGCCGACGCTGGCTTTCATCGGGCTCATCCAGCCCCTAGGAGCCATCATGCCCATCTCAGAGCTCCAGTGTCGCTGGGCCACCCGTGTCTTCAAAG GGCTGAACgagctgcccctgcagcacGACATGGAGGCTGACATTGAGCAGAAGAAAGAAGTGATGGCAAAGCG gTACGTGAAGAGCCAGCGGCACACCATCCAGGTGGATTACATCCCTTACATGGACGAGCTCGCCTGCCAGCTGGGGGCCAAGCCCAACCTGCTCTCCCTGTTCCTCACGGACCCCAGGCTGGCCCTGGAGGTGGCCTTCGGTCCCTGCACGCCGTACCAGTACCGGCTGCGGGGCCCGGGCGCGtgggcaggagccagggccGCCATCCTCAGCCAGCGGCAGCGCATCCTCAAACCCCTGCAGACACGACACGTGGAAGAGAGCACCTCAGCCCCTGCCATGCCCCTCATCTTCAAGCTGATCGGGGCCGTGGCCATCCTGGCAGCTGTTTTTGCTTACTTGTAG
- the FAM78B gene encoding protein FAM78B, producing the protein MGCLQSVACKARVRREQIVVSDVSATIEPAATAIEESSPVVLRYRTPYFRASARVLMPPIARRHTWVVGWIQACNHMEFYNTYSDLGVSSWELPDLREGRVKAISDSDGVSYPWYGNTTETVTLVGPTNKISRFSVSMNDNFYPSVTWAVPVSNSNVPLLTRIKRDQSFTTWLVAMNTTTKEKIILQTIKWRMRVDIEVDPMQLLGQRARLVGRTQQEQPRILSRMEPIPPNALVKPNANDAQVLMWRPKRGQPIVVIPPK; encoded by the exons ATGGGGTGCCTGCAGAGTGTGGCCTGCAAGGCGCGGGTGCGCCGCGAGCAGATCGTGGTGTCGGACGTGTCGGCCACCATCGAGCCGGCGGCCACGGCCATCGAGGAGAGCTCGCCGGTGGTGCTGCGGTACCGCACGCCCTACTTCCGCGCCTCCGCCCGCGTCCTCATGCCGCCCATCGCCCGGCGGCACACCTGGGTGGTGGGCTGGATCCAGGCCTGCAACCACATGGAGTTCTACAACACCTACAGCGACCTCGGCGT GTCAAGCTGGGAGCTGCCCGACCTGCGAGAAGGGCGAGTAAAAGCCATCAGCGATTCGGATGGGGTGAGCTACCCCTGGTATGGAAACACCACAGAAACCGTGACCCTGGTGGGGCCCACTAACAAGATCTCTAGGTTCTCGGTGAGCATGAACGACAATTTCTACCCCAGCGTGACGTGGGCTGTGCCCGTGAGCAACAGTAACGTGCCGCTGCTGACCAGGATTAAAAGAGACCAGAGCTTTACCACGTGGCTCGTGGCCATGAACACCACCACCAAGGAGAAGATCATCTTGCAGACTATAAAGTGGAGGATGCGAGTGGACATTGAGGTGGACCccatgcagctgctggggcagcggGCACGGCTGGTGGGCAGGactcagcaggagcagccgcGGATCCTCAGCAGGATGGAGCCCATCCCACCAAACGCACTAGTGAAGCCCAACGCCAACGACGCCCAGGTGCTCATGTGGAGACCCAAGCGAGGGCAGCCCATCGTGGTGATACCTCCCAAGTAG
- the PLPP6 gene encoding polyisoprenoid diphosphate/phosphate phosphohydrolase PLPP6, translated as MPSPRSGRERRGGSGSGRPEFLSLSQRGPAAPDSPSRRREPAGAAAAPLPEEDCMKLNPSFVGIALSSLLAVDLWASKRLGVCAGEGSAWGSARPLMKVIEVSGHGIPWLLGTFYGLCQSDSSAAREVLLNLLFALLLDLVMVALVKGLVKRPRPTHNKMDMFVTISVDKYSFPSGHATRAALVCRFVLRHLVLAVPLRVLVVLWALVVSISRVMLGRHNMTDVLFGLLLGYALYGVVEHCWLSPATAPALFALWSR; from the exons ATGCCGAGCCCCCGGAGCGGCCGCGAGCGgcgcggcggcagcggcagcggccGCCCGGAGTTCCTGTCGCTGAGCCAGCGCGGGCCCGCCGCCCCCGACAGCCCCTCCCGCCGCAGGGAGCCCGCcggcgccgcggccgccccgctgCCCGAGGAGGACTGCATGAAGCTGAACCCGTCCTTCGTGGGCATCgccctcagctccctgctcgCCGTCGACCTCTGGGCCTCCAAGCGCCTGGGGGTGTGCGCTGGAGAGGGCTCGGCCTGGGGCAGCGCCCGCCCCCTCATGAAGGTCATCGAGGTGTCGGGCCACGGCATCCCCTGGCTGCTCGGCACCTTCTACGGGCTCTGCCAGAGTGACAGCTCGGCGGCCAGGGAGGTGTTGCTCAACCTGCTCTTCG CGTTGCTGCTGGACCTGGTGATGGTGGCGCTGGTGAAGGGGCTCGTCAAGCGGCCGCGGCCCACGCACAACAAGATGGACATGTTCGTCACCATCTCGGTGGACAAGTACTCCTTCCCCTCGGGCCACGCCACCAGGGCCGCTCTCGTCTGCCGCTTCGTCCTGCGCCACCTGGTCCTGGCCGTCCCGCTGCGGGTGCTCGTGGTGCTCTGGGCTCTCGTCGTCAGCATCTCCCGGGTCATGCTGGGCAGGCACAACATGACGGACGTGCTCTtcgggctgctgctgggctaCGCGCTCTACGGCGTGGTGGAGCACTGCTGGCTGTCCCCGGCCACCGCACCCGCCCTCTTCGCGCTCTGGAGCCGCTGA
- the LOC128792035 gene encoding flavin-containing monooxygenase 5-like isoform X1 has protein sequence MSGRNTSCDTLATHRKYRDSHPQNKQHLRDTPGSATPGHSFSSIPATSTPWDMAARRVAIIGAGASGLCALKCCLDEGLEPTCFERSKDIGGLWRFEEHPEDGRASIYRSVIINTSKEMMCFSDFPIPEDFPNYMHNSKIMEYFRMYAQHFDLLRHIRFRTSVCRVSKRPDFASSGQWEVVTESEGKQEAAVFDAVLVCSGHHTDAHLPLASFPGLEKFEGWYLHSREYKNPQPFLGKRVVVVGIGNSGIDIAVELSHAAKQVFLSTRHGSWVMHRVADSGYPFDFSYLSRFTQLLQNLLPPSIISFFLERKLNARFDHTLYGLKPKHRVFHQHPTINDDLPNRIISGRVQVKPNIQEFTETSAIFEDGTREGVDAVVFATGYSFSFPFLEGCVKVVENQISLYKFVFPPDLEKPTLAFIGLVQPLGAIMPISELQCRWATRVFKGKSGQFGGCSWAPTATPRLSYCWWHPLTCCLSTLTFLSSFYFFMRTKPCFAVFYDSRTLLLSWGPLTGPVACKHILPFLSRCYFLCPCLPPTLLLTWWHIPKAPRANRGQAGLQSHPDYGRSTAHPPFAQGCRACRRPRTCWPKSHKPSREWLSGT, from the exons ATGTCTGGAAGAAATACATCTTGTGACACCTTGGCCACCCACAGGAAGTACAGGGACAGTCACCCTCAAAACAAGCAGCACTTGAGGGACACGCCTGGCTCTGCAACTCCtggccacagcttctccagcatCCCTGCCACCAGCACACCGTGGGACATGGCTGCTCGCAGAGTAGCCATCATCGGCGCTGGTGCCTCCGGCCTGTGCGCCCTGAAATGCTGCCTGGATGAGGGATTGGAGCCCACCTGCTTTGAGAGGAGCAAGGACATCGGGGGGCTCTGGCGCTTCGAG GAGCACCCCGAGGACGGCCGTGCCAGCATCTACCGCTCTGTCATCATCAACACCTCCAAGGAGATGATGTGCTTCAGCGACTTCCCCATCCCCGAGGACTTCCCCAACTACATGCACAACTCCAAGATCATGGAGTACTTCCGCATGTACGCCCAGCACTTCGACCTGCTCCGCCACATCCGCTTCAGG ACCAGCGTGTGCCGCGTCTCCAAGCGCCCCGACTTCGCCAGCAGCGGGCAGTGGGAGGTGGTGACGGAGAGCGAGGGGAAGCAGGAGGCGGCCGTCTTCGACGCCGTGCTGGTGTGCAGTGGGCACCACACCGACGCTCATCTCCCGCTCGCTTCCTTCCCAG ggctggaaaagTTTGAGGGCTGGTACCTGCACAGCCGGGAGTACAAGAACCCTCAGCCCTTTTTGGGAAAACGGGTGGTCGTGGTTGGCATTGGGAATTCAGGCATCGATATCGCAGTGGAGCTGAGCCATGCAGCCAAGCAG GTTTTCCTCAGCACCAGGCACGGGTCCTGGGTGATGCACCGCGTGGCAGACAGTGGGTACCCCTTTGATTTCAGCTACCTCAGTCGCTTCACGCAGCTCCTCCAGAACCTGCTGCCGCCAAGTATCATCAGTTTCTTCCTGGAGCGGAAGCTGAATGCCCGCTTTGACCACACGCTCTACGGCCTAAAGCCCAAGCACAG GGTCTTTCACCAGCACCCAACCATCAACGATGACCTGCCCAACCGCATCATTTCGGGCAGGGTGCAGGTGAAGCCAAACATCCAAGAGTTCACAGAGACATCTGCCATCTTTGAGGATGGCACCAGGGAAGGCGTCGATGCCGTAGTTTTTGCCACAGGATACAGCTTCTCCTTCCCGTTCCTCGAGGGCTGCGTGAAGGTGGTGGAGAACCAGATTTCCCTCTACAAATTCGTGTTCCCCCCTGACCTGGAGAAGCCGACGCTGGCTTTCATCGGCCTCGTCCAGCCCCTAGGAGCCATCATGCCCATCTCAGAGCTCCAGTGTCGCTGGGCCACCCGTGTCTTCAAAGGTAAGTCAGGGCAGTTTGGGGGATGCAGCTGGGCTCCCACAGCCACACCAAGACTGAGTTACTGCTGGTGGCATCCCCTCACATGCTGCCTCTCCACACTCACCTTTTTATCCTCCTTTTACTTCTTCATGAGGACAAAACCCTGCTTTGCGGTTTTTTATGACTCTCGCACTCTTCTTCTCTCGTGGGGGCCACTAACTGGTCCTGTTGCATGCAAGCAcattctccctttcctttcccgCTGTTACTTTCTTTGCCCATGTCTCCCTCCCACTTTGCTCCTGACGTGGTGGCACATCCCAAAAGCCCCACGTGCAAAcagaggccaggctgggctgcagagccatCCAGACTatggcaggagcacagcccacCCTCCTTttgcccagggctgcagggcctGCCGCCGCCCACGGACATGCTGGCCGAAATCACACAAACCAAGCAGAGAATGGCTGAGCG GTACGTGA
- the LOC128792033 gene encoding flavin-containing monooxygenase 5-like isoform X3 — translation MVKKVAIIGGGSSGLCAIKACLQEGLEPVCFERTGDIGGLWRFEEHPEDGRASIYRSVIINTSKEMMCFSDFPIPEDFPNYMHNSKIMEYFRMYAQHFDLLRHIRFRTSVCRVSKRPDFASSGQWEVVTESKGKQEAAIFDAVLVCSGHHTDAHLPLASFPGIEKFKGRYLHSRDYKDAQAFTDKRVVVIGIGNSGSDLAVEISQTAQQVFLSTRRGAWIFNRVGDRGYPIDTILTTRLKAFLQGLLSSSVACDYMEKKLNARFDHSRYGLKPKHRVFHQHPTINDDLPNRIISGRVQVKPNIQEFTETSAIFEDGTREDIDAVVFATGYSFSFPFLEGCVKVVENQIPLYKYMFPPDLEKPTLAFIGLIQPLGAIMPISELQCRWATRVFKGLNELPLQHDMEADIEQKKEVMAKRYVKSQRHTIQVDYIPYMDELACQLGAKPNLLSLFLTDPRLALEVAFGPCTPYQYRLRGPGAWAGARAAILSQRQRILKPLQTRHVEESTSAPAMPLIFKLIGAVAILAAVFAYL, via the exons ATGGTGAAGAAGGTGGCCATCATCGGCGGGGGCAGCAGCGGGCTGTGCGCCATCAAAGCCTGCctccaggaggggctggagcccgTCTGCTTCGAGAGGACTGGCGACATCGGAGGCCTCTGGAGGTTTGAG GAGCACCCCGAGGACGGCCGTGCCAGCATCTACCGCTCCGTCATCATCAACACCTCCAAGGAGATGATGTGCTTCAGCGACTTCCCCATCCCCGAGGACTTCCCCAACTACATGCACAACTCCAAGATCATGGAGTACTTCCGCATGTACGCCCAGCACTTCGACCTGCTCCGCCACATCCGCTTCAGG ACCAGCGTGTGCCGCGTCTCCAAGCGCCCCGACTTCGCCAGCAGCGGGCAGTGGGAGGTGGTGACGGAGAGCAAGGGGAAGCAGGAGGCGGCCATCTTCGACGCCGTGCTGGTGTGCAGTGGGCACCACACCGACGCTCATCTCCCGCTCGCTTCCTTCCCAG GAATTGAGAAGTTCAAGGGCCGCTACCTCCACAGCCGAGACTACAAGGATGCTCAGGCTTTCACAGACAAAAGGGTTGTTGTCATCGGGATTGGCAATTCGGGGTCAGACCTGGCTGTCGAGATCAGCCAAACAGCCCAGCAG GTCTTCCTCAGCACCCGCCGGGGCGCGTGGATCTTCAACCGCGTTGGAGATCGGGGCTACCCCATCGACACCATCTTAACCACCCGCCTGAAGGCATtcctgcaggggctgctcagctcATCCGTGGCCTGCGACTACATGGAGAAGAAGCTGAATGCCAGGTTCGATCACTCACGTTACGGCCTGAAGCCAAAGCACAG GGTCTTTCACCAGCACCCAACCATCAACGATGACCTGCCCAACCGCATCATTTCGGGCAGGGTGCAGGTGAAGCCAAACATCCAGGAGTTCACAGAGACATCTGCCATCTTTGAGGATGGCACCAGGGAAGACATCGATGCCGTAGTTTTTGCCACAGGATACAGCTTCTCCTTCCCGTTCCTCGAGGGCTGCGTGAAGGTGGTGGAGAACCAGATTCCTCTGTACAAATACATGTTCCCCCCTGACCTGGAGAAGCCGACGCTGGCTTTCATCGGGCTCATCCAGCCCCTAGGAGCCATCATGCCCATCTCAGAGCTCCAGTGTCGCTGGGCCACCCGTGTCTTCAAAG GGCTGAACgagctgcccctgcagcacGACATGGAGGCTGACATTGAGCAGAAGAAAGAAGTGATGGCAAAGCG gTACGTGAAGAGCCAGCGGCACACCATCCAGGTGGATTACATCCCTTACATGGACGAGCTCGCCTGCCAGCTGGGGGCCAAGCCCAACCTGCTCTCCCTGTTCCTCACGGACCCCAGGCTGGCCCTGGAGGTGGCCTTCGGTCCCTGCACGCCGTACCAGTACCGGCTGCGGGGCCCGGGCGCGtgggcaggagccagggccGCCATCCTCAGCCAGCGGCAGCGCATCCTCAAACCCCTGCAGACACGACACGTGGAAGAGAGCACCTCAGCCCCTGCCATGCCCCTCATCTTCAAGCTGATCGGGGCCGTGGCCATCCTGGCAGCTGTTTTTGCTTACTTGTAG